The genomic DNA CATGAACAGCACGCCGATCGGGCGCGAGCGCAGGACGGCGCCCGGGATGACCGAATGGCGGCCGACCACGCAGACGTCCACCGGGTCGCCGTCACCCGACAGGGTGTGCGGGATGAAGCCGTAGTTGCAGGGGTAGTACATGGCGGTGTGCAGGAAGCGGTCGACGAACATCGCGCCCGACTCCTTGTCGATCTCGTACTTCACCGGCTCGCCGCGCAACGGGATCTCGATGACCACGTTCACGTCCCACGGGGCGTTCTTGCCGACCGGAACCTTGCTGAGATCCATGGAAAACCATCCTTCGACTGCAAAAGCGGGTTGCGCTTGGTTGTGGACGCGGGCCAAAGCTCCCGGCGCCGCGCGCGCGGAGTTTTAGGCAGATGCGGCCATAAGTCAAAGCGCACTTGCGCAGGTGCGGCAAAGGGACGAGCCTTCGCCATGCCCTTCCTCCGTCTCGCGCTGC from Azospirillum brasilense includes the following:
- the ppa gene encoding inorganic diphosphatase; translated protein: MDLSKVPVGKNAPWDVNVVIEIPLRGEPVKYEIDKESGAMFVDRFLHTAMYYPCNYGFIPHTLSGDGDPVDVCVVGRHSVIPGAVLRSRPIGVLFMEDEGGEDEKLLAVPVDKLHPFYSSVKSYKDLPEITTEQIAHFFQHYKDLEKGKWVKILRWGDEQEAAKKIQEGMERAAAATKGQLGPVV